In a genomic window of Nitrososphaerota archaeon:
- a CDS encoding clan AA aspartic protease produces MASYFLNLTPFVEIVIRNPIMDKTFPVGGRVAAVVDTGFEGFLLVPEDVFEKLSLNQLAVDRRVLILPDGRRAYSTGTYCEVVIPDLSVRLDGFVETLKGVQEVVIGADLLQNLKLTLNYCFRMVEVEACR; encoded by the coding sequence ATGGCTTCATATTTTCTAAACTTGACCCCTTTTGTGGAGATTGTGATAAGAAACCCGATTATGGATAAGACCTTCCCGGTAGGCGGTAGGGTAGCAGCCGTAGTCGACACAGGGTTTGAAGGCTTCCTACTTGTACCAGAGGATGTCTTCGAGAAACTCTCCTTAAATCAGCTGGCGGTAGATAGAAGGGTGCTGATTCTTCCAGACGGTCGGCGTGCTTACTCAACCGGAACATATTGTGAAGTAGTTATCCCAGATCTTAGTGTAAGGTTGGATGGTTTCGTCGAGACCCTAAAGGGTGTGCAAGAAGTGGTGATAGGGGCTGATCTGTTACAAAACTTGAAGCTGACTTTGAACTACTGTTTCAGAATGGTGGAGGTAGAAGCCTGCCGATGA
- a CDS encoding ribose-phosphate pyrophosphokinase — protein sequence MGGWFIAPGPASRELGEEVARRLGLAVLDLELTVFPDGESKIRVKGDVQRASVVVIQSTYPPVDRNLMQLLFIAHKLSELGAEVYAFVPYLAYARQDKEFLKGEVVSIGVVARLMRSAGIKRLDTVDIHSVNALAYFAFPAHSISAVPLLAEYIKSNYRLRDPIAVSPDAGGAARAEAFANLMGAEHIVLKKSRNRVTGEVSVEEAELSVEGRDAVLVDDIISTGGSIEKAATLLYKKGARKVYAACTHPLLVGDALDRLVKAGVEVIGTNTVPSSVSKVDIAPLCASHLSTICT from the coding sequence TTGGGTGGCTGGTTCATAGCGCCAGGCCCGGCGAGTAGGGAGCTGGGTGAGGAGGTTGCGAGAAGGCTTGGGTTAGCGGTGCTCGACTTGGAGCTTACTGTCTTCCCGGATGGTGAATCTAAGATCAGGGTTAAGGGTGATGTTCAGCGGGCTTCGGTGGTTGTGATACAGTCAACTTATCCTCCTGTGGATAGGAATCTTATGCAGCTTCTTTTCATCGCTCATAAGCTGAGCGAGTTGGGTGCTGAGGTGTATGCGTTCGTCCCCTACCTTGCTTACGCTAGGCAGGATAAGGAGTTTCTGAAGGGTGAGGTGGTCAGTATAGGGGTTGTAGCTAGGCTTATGCGCTCAGCTGGTATAAAGAGGCTCGATACCGTAGATATACATAGCGTGAACGCGTTAGCGTACTTCGCCTTCCCAGCGCACAGCATATCAGCCGTGCCTCTTCTCGCTGAGTACATCAAATCAAATTATAGGTTGAGGGATCCGATAGCAGTTTCACCAGATGCTGGAGGTGCGGCTAGGGCTGAAGCATTCGCCAACCTGATGGGCGCTGAACACATTGTGCTCAAGAAGAGCAGAAATCGGGTTACAGGGGAAGTTAGCGTAGAGGAAGCTGAGTTGAGCGTGGAGGGGAGGGATGCCGTGCTCGTGGATGACATCATAAGTACGGGTGGGAGCATAGAGAAAGCGGCAACCCTACTCTACAAGAAGGGCGCGAGGAAGGTCTACGCAGCCTGCACACACCCACTACTAGTAGGCGACGCGTTAGATCGGCTTGTTAAAGCTGGTGTCGAAGTCATAGGAACAAACACCGTGCCGAGCAGTGTGTCGAAGGTAGATATAGCGCCCCTATGCGCCTCACACCTCTCAACAATATGCACGTAG
- the rnz gene encoding ribonuclease Z has translation MVQLKVIFLGTSSSVPTRKRGLTSIAVKRGPEVILFDAGECVQRAMMHAGLGLNRPMKIFITHLHGDHCVGLLGLLQSMSMMQRDKPLSIYGPKGIIGFIKYSVKALAFDLTFDLQIKNVKEGLVVEEAEYSVYACRAEHSRPTYAYLLEEKPRPGVFYPEAAKRLGIPEGRLWSILQRGEAITYQGKVITPDQVTGPRRRGRKIGYSGDTRPSRRLIEFFKGCDLLIFDSTYADRHSDKAEENLHSTAREAALIAKEAGVKTLVLTHFSARYDDTSELVKEASEVHSNTIAAEDLMEIEVKYPE, from the coding sequence GTGGTTCAACTCAAAGTCATCTTCCTAGGCACCTCCTCATCAGTCCCCACAAGGAAGAGGGGGCTGACCTCCATAGCGGTAAAGCGGGGCCCAGAGGTGATCCTCTTCGATGCTGGTGAGTGTGTGCAAAGGGCGATGATGCACGCTGGGCTGGGCTTGAACCGCCCAATGAAGATCTTCATCACACACCTACACGGAGACCACTGCGTGGGGCTGCTTGGCCTGCTTCAGAGCATGTCGATGATGCAACGTGATAAGCCGCTGAGCATCTACGGGCCCAAAGGCATCATCGGCTTCATAAAATACAGCGTCAAAGCTCTGGCATTTGACTTAACCTTCGACCTCCAGATAAAGAATGTGAAGGAGGGGCTTGTGGTGGAGGAGGCGGAGTATAGTGTGTATGCGTGTAGAGCGGAGCACTCCCGACCTACTTACGCATACCTACTTGAGGAAAAGCCCCGCCCAGGGGTATTCTACCCGGAGGCTGCTAAAAGATTAGGCATACCAGAAGGTAGGCTTTGGTCGATCCTTCAGAGAGGAGAGGCTATAACGTATCAAGGTAAGGTGATCACACCAGATCAGGTTACAGGGCCGAGGAGGAGGGGTAGGAAGATAGGTTACTCTGGGGACACGAGGCCGAGTAGGAGGCTGATCGAGTTCTTTAAGGGCTGTGATCTCCTCATCTTCGACTCAACCTACGCAGATAGGCACTCAGATAAGGCTGAGGAGAACCTACACTCAACAGCTAGGGAAGCGGCGTTGATCGCGAAGGAGGCTGGTGTGAAGACCCTTGTGCTTACACATTTCAGCGCGAGATACGATGATACATCTGAGCTTGTCAAGGAGGCTTCAGAGGTGCATAGCAACACAATCGCGGCAGAAGACCTTATGGAGATAGAGGTCAAATACCCCGAGTGA
- a CDS encoding sugar phosphate isomerase/epimerase yields the protein MATHVGASTLYLLYAKEPFEAVEREITAERDEGEEPKLWEVVDSEHHALDKVRVNRLKDLVSVGYKLSLHCPYDPWINIADREPSRRRQSIMKIRGSIDAAAELEAVFFNLHPGAHRGSEEDKRRTSLLNADAIASLRDYADSRGIVLSVENMPPNLGYFLVTPQEFLDIKEETGLDLRVTFDAGHANLAGLVDEFLKTLGESVFEVHVHDNRGGLDEHLEVGLGSIDWLKILKELYIRDKLVYYVVETYKPPFKSVAWLKEKTAAFERQFRFTRGI from the coding sequence TTGGCTACCCACGTAGGTGCCTCAACACTCTACCTACTCTACGCGAAAGAGCCTTTTGAGGCTGTTGAGCGTGAGATTACGGCTGAAAGAGACGAGGGGGAGGAGCCTAAGCTATGGGAAGTTGTGGATAGTGAGCACCACGCCCTAGATAAAGTGAGAGTAAATAGGTTGAAGGATCTTGTGAGCGTCGGCTACAAACTTTCTCTACACTGCCCCTACGACCCTTGGATAAACATCGCTGACAGAGAGCCCTCTCGTAGAAGGCAGTCGATAATGAAGATAAGGGGCTCTATAGACGCAGCCGCTGAGCTGGAAGCGGTATTCTTCAACCTACATCCAGGTGCCCACAGGGGCTCCGAGGAGGATAAGAGGAGGACAAGTCTGCTTAACGCTGATGCTATAGCGAGTTTACGTGACTACGCTGACTCCAGAGGCATAGTCTTGAGTGTTGAAAATATGCCCCCAAATCTAGGCTACTTTCTAGTCACACCACAGGAGTTTTTAGACATCAAGGAGGAGACTGGTTTGGACCTTAGGGTCACCTTTGATGCTGGGCACGCTAATCTAGCCGGGCTCGTAGACGAGTTTCTTAAAACCCTTGGTGAAAGTGTCTTTGAGGTTCACGTGCACGACAATAGAGGTGGGCTGGATGAGCACCTTGAAGTCGGACTCGGCTCGATAGATTGGCTGAAGATACTGAAGGAACTATACATCAGAGATAAGCTGGTGTATTATGTTGTTGAAACCTACAAACCCCCGTTCAAGAGTGTAGCTTGGTTGAAGGAGAAGACAGCCGCTTTCGAAAGACAGTTTAGGTTCACTCGGGGTATTTGA